The Spirosoma oryzicola genome has a window encoding:
- a CDS encoding D-Ala-D-Ala carboxypeptidase family metallohydrolase: MNRNPILVQPPVLYPDFGPYLTYVEAVKSATAVRAGINNTPTQQQYANMVLVYHHILVPLFDRFGKLPIRSFFRCPALNRAEGGSATSAHSAGLAVDIDCDSMRTVNNRQVYDWARQHLDAEQVKLHRTKEYLNPVWVHIAYRNHETNQLLTTNRL, encoded by the coding sequence ATGAACCGTAATCCTATTCTTGTACAACCTCCAGTACTGTACCCCGACTTTGGCCCTTATTTAACGTACGTAGAGGCTGTTAAATCTGCGACCGCTGTTCGAGCGGGCATCAATAATACCCCAACTCAGCAGCAGTACGCCAACATGGTATTGGTGTATCATCACATTCTTGTTCCGTTATTTGACCGCTTTGGTAAATTACCCATTCGTTCCTTCTTCCGTTGTCCGGCGCTCAATCGTGCGGAGGGTGGTTCAGCCACGTCGGCCCACTCGGCAGGATTGGCAGTCGATATTGATTGCGATTCCATGCGTACGGTAAACAACAGACAGGTATATGATTGGGCAAGGCAGCATCTTGACGCTGAACAGGTTAAACTTCACCGAACCAAGGAATATCTCAATCCGGTCTGGGTACACATAGCCTACCGAAATCATGAAACCAATCAACTACTAACGACGAACAGGTTGTAG
- a CDS encoding glycosidase, protein MAFLVDQLVFSPNDIDLQYSPLRQSIQADTYVLGAFNPGLTRLPSGNLLIMIRVAEALNQPIIGETIHAIRWDAERGYHLDTYPLNSVNAADPRKFQLLGNTYKVMALTSLSWLLPVELTADGTQVVRIHYDKIIAPQRTYQEYGVEDARITKIDDTYYMTTCSVSSERHSTTLYTSTDGLTYTLNGIILDHQNKDMVFFEGKISGRFFALTRPLGDLYFATRPESPYYAGPSINLAQSPDGLHWKPLDEPFIRARKGTASTMKLGGGTQPVLTDEGWLMLYHGVELRGQVGIYRTFWALLDKDDPTKILYLDDKQPVLEANPALIEPIKDQLYLSDVVFTTGLVDAGDYYIVASGECDLACRITHIPKDFFTLSDKQ, encoded by the coding sequence ATGGCTTTTCTAGTAGACCAACTCGTATTTTCACCCAATGACATTGACTTGCAGTACTCTCCGTTGCGCCAGTCCATTCAGGCTGACACCTATGTGTTGGGTGCGTTTAATCCTGGCCTAACCCGATTGCCTTCCGGTAATCTGCTGATTATGATTCGGGTTGCCGAAGCGCTCAATCAACCTATAATCGGCGAAACCATACATGCCATTCGTTGGGATGCAGAAAGAGGTTATCATCTTGATACTTATCCGCTCAATAGTGTCAACGCGGCCGATCCACGCAAGTTTCAGTTGCTGGGCAACACCTACAAAGTTATGGCACTAACCTCGCTGTCATGGCTGTTACCCGTAGAACTGACCGCTGACGGAACGCAGGTGGTTCGGATTCATTACGACAAAATCATTGCCCCTCAGCGAACGTATCAGGAATACGGTGTTGAAGATGCCCGGATCACCAAAATTGATGATACGTACTACATGACCACGTGTTCGGTCAGCTCGGAGCGCCATTCTACTACGCTGTATACCTCGACCGACGGCCTTACTTATACACTGAACGGTATCATCCTGGACCATCAGAATAAGGACATGGTCTTTTTTGAAGGAAAGATCAGTGGACGTTTTTTTGCGCTTACCCGACCGTTGGGCGATTTATACTTCGCAACCCGTCCGGAAAGCCCTTACTACGCGGGTCCATCGATCAACCTTGCCCAGTCGCCGGATGGTTTGCACTGGAAGCCACTCGACGAACCGTTCATCCGGGCGCGAAAAGGTACTGCTTCTACTATGAAACTAGGCGGAGGTACGCAACCTGTATTGACCGACGAGGGGTGGCTAATGCTTTATCACGGCGTTGAATTGAGAGGGCAGGTTGGAATTTACCGCACGTTCTGGGCCTTGCTGGACAAGGATGATCCAACCAAAATTCTTTACCTCGACGATAAACAACCTGTACTCGAAGCAAACCCCGCCTTGATCGAACCGATTAAGGATCAGCTTTATTTATCAGATGTAGTCTTCACGACGGGACTTGTCGATGCGGGCGATTACTACATTGTGGCTTCCGGCGAATGTGATCTGGCATGTCGTATTACCCACATTCCTAAAGACTTTTTTACATTAAGCGATAAGCAGTAA